A section of the Leptospira kobayashii genome encodes:
- a CDS encoding PP2C family protein-serine/threonine phosphatase: MPTNLPVLDQANYLFEHSIVKECNLATAKAYGFTKPEDMIGKYIKDLIPLQDLSPIVQFVESGYEFSNVEYLEVLSENRKRNFIINVHSELLDGKFVRCWGQQKEITLMKATEEKLNALLRLSGILNEISRVFVFSKAEFITDAVQFALEKIGEYTEADRAFIMEISQDRQSMSFTHEWLNEGVESVVSVGQDLPISSMSPENLGILMNDGILFMPDSMELPEGSWARGMMEKTNVRSSLSIGLRDEENLMGLLGVVKLHKKYEWQKESHNLLSLAADLISQGMLRARSELILHAKERKLQSFYSEITEDLMLARLTQESWIAKDFPNYNNVKFFSNFFPYGEIGGDIILYGAPSPDYIDILFGDISGHGISSALVSGIVAMGFKKHSDAKLSPKDLLKELNTELEPVMGKHHISCCLVRIYHETREAVFCFAGHPPLLIWNMLKKEKIQSLIHENYPLLLIEEWEGIEIKYQFHPKDRLFLYSDGIYEVENKDRDGVLGLEKFLVMVDELKDFDTDGEDFLTSVVTNAVIREDRTIRDDIALLLIEFT, encoded by the coding sequence ATGCCGACAAATCTCCCTGTACTAGACCAAGCAAATTATCTATTCGAACATTCCATCGTAAAGGAATGCAATCTCGCTACGGCTAAAGCTTACGGATTTACAAAACCGGAAGATATGATTGGAAAATACATCAAAGATCTGATTCCTCTTCAGGATCTTTCTCCCATCGTTCAATTTGTAGAATCCGGTTATGAATTTTCAAATGTGGAATATCTGGAAGTTTTATCCGAAAACCGAAAGAGGAATTTTATCATCAATGTTCATAGTGAATTGTTAGACGGTAAATTCGTAAGGTGTTGGGGCCAACAAAAAGAAATTACTTTGATGAAGGCCACGGAAGAAAAACTGAATGCTTTGCTTCGCCTTTCCGGAATCCTAAATGAAATTTCAAGAGTCTTTGTATTCAGTAAGGCTGAGTTCATTACGGATGCAGTTCAGTTCGCATTGGAGAAAATCGGTGAATACACCGAGGCCGACCGTGCTTTTATTATGGAGATATCCCAGGACAGACAATCCATGTCTTTCACGCACGAGTGGTTGAATGAAGGAGTCGAATCCGTAGTTTCGGTAGGGCAGGATCTACCTATTTCTTCCATGAGTCCCGAGAATTTGGGAATTCTGATGAATGACGGAATTTTATTTATGCCTGATTCCATGGAATTACCGGAAGGATCTTGGGCAAGAGGAATGATGGAAAAAACAAATGTTAGGTCTTCTCTTTCCATCGGGCTTCGAGATGAGGAAAATCTGATGGGGCTACTCGGTGTGGTAAAGCTTCATAAAAAATACGAATGGCAGAAGGAGTCACATAATCTGCTTTCCCTTGCCGCGGATTTGATTTCCCAGGGAATGTTAAGGGCGCGGAGTGAACTGATATTGCATGCAAAAGAAAGGAAACTTCAAAGTTTCTATTCGGAAATCACTGAAGACTTAATGCTTGCTAGGTTGACTCAGGAATCTTGGATCGCGAAGGATTTTCCCAATTATAATAACGTTAAGTTTTTCAGTAACTTCTTTCCTTACGGGGAAATCGGAGGAGATATCATACTTTATGGTGCTCCTTCTCCCGATTATATCGATATTTTATTCGGTGATATTTCTGGACATGGAATTTCTTCCGCTTTGGTTTCCGGTATCGTTGCTATGGGATTCAAAAAACATTCGGATGCCAAACTTTCTCCCAAAGACCTTTTGAAAGAATTGAATACCGAACTCGAGCCAGTGATGGGAAAACATCACATTAGCTGTTGTTTGGTGCGAATTTATCATGAAACGAGAGAGGCTGTTTTCTGTTTTGCGGGACATCCGCCTTTGCTGATTTGGAATATGCTAAAGAAAGAAAAGATACAGTCATTGATCCATGAAAATTATCCGCTTCTTTTGATCGAGGAATGGGAAGGAATTGAAATCAAATATCAATTTCATCCCAAGGATCGTCTGTTCCTTTATTCGGATGGAATTTACGAAGTGGAAAATAAAGACAGAGACGGTGTTTTGGGTTTGGAGAAATTTCTCGTCATGGTGGATGAACTGAAGGATTTCGATACCGACGGAGAGGATTTTTTGACCTCCGTGGTAACCAATGCGGTGATTCGTGAAGACAGAACCATCCGGGATGACATTGCTTTGTTATTGATTGAGTTTACTTAG
- a CDS encoding response regulator transcription factor yields the protein MKPSIMIVEDDESLGETLRERLVKEGYKVFWSKTAADSKILFLEKKPNLVILDLRLPDENGFHVAEFIKKESKDTPFLFLTAQAGAQERLKGFELGAVEFIPKPFHLKELLIRLERVIQTSQKPFGKKWNSGGLEIHLDSFAVKSQKGELIPLSKRDCALLELLISEPGHVWSRNEILDQIVGEDAFPTQRTIDNAIVRLREALGESSIRNVRGVGYQWVAPLSPLN from the coding sequence ATGAAACCTTCAATAATGATCGTAGAAGATGATGAAAGTTTGGGAGAAACTCTTCGGGAACGTTTGGTCAAAGAAGGTTATAAAGTCTTTTGGTCCAAAACCGCTGCAGATTCCAAAATTTTATTTTTAGAAAAAAAACCGAACCTGGTCATTCTAGACCTCAGACTCCCGGACGAGAACGGATTCCATGTTGCCGAATTCATCAAAAAAGAATCCAAAGACACACCCTTTTTATTTCTTACGGCCCAAGCCGGCGCGCAGGAAAGATTGAAAGGATTCGAATTGGGTGCTGTGGAATTTATCCCCAAACCATTTCATTTAAAAGAACTGCTCATCCGATTGGAAAGAGTGATTCAAACGAGTCAAAAACCATTCGGTAAAAAATGGAATTCGGGAGGTTTGGAAATCCATCTGGATTCCTTTGCCGTAAAATCTCAAAAAGGAGAACTCATCCCTCTTTCCAAAAGAGACTGCGCTCTTTTGGAACTTCTTATCTCGGAACCGGGCCATGTGTGGAGTAGAAATGAAATCCTGGATCAGATTGTAGGAGAAGATGCATTTCCTACGCAAAGAACCATAGACAACGCAATCGTAAGACTCAGGGAAGCCTTAGGTGAATCTTCCATCCGGAATGTAAGAGGAGTCGGTTACCAATGGGTGGCACCTCTTTCCCCGTTGAATTAA
- a CDS encoding sensor histidine kinase has product MIFAVAWLSLTVSLGIWWWILGLRQARTIAEMTKDTTSAQELQRVDRMLKLEGSFFLGMLTLGGVTLAWLSYRDFKRAKLISDFFTTVTHEMRTPLASLQLQIEGLISDNKNKPILVRYEKLLKENKRIESRMEKAFYLASLMQGEKLYIETFPLQELVSSVKTDYPDLIIDPSCNVHTEIIADKRAIESILQNLIENAGLHGKATSIRLYSVESENKKIHLSIGDNGIGFSGNLRDLTKPFVRHTRTSGTGIGLYIAKNLLEKMGGKLSLSSTNKGFTATLEVKKQTI; this is encoded by the coding sequence ATGATTTTTGCCGTTGCATGGCTCAGTTTAACCGTTTCCTTGGGGATTTGGTGGTGGATTCTGGGACTCAGGCAAGCAAGAACCATCGCGGAAATGACAAAAGATACAACCAGTGCCCAGGAATTGCAACGGGTAGACCGTATGCTCAAACTGGAAGGTTCCTTTTTTTTAGGAATGCTCACACTGGGCGGAGTGACTCTCGCCTGGCTTTCTTATCGGGATTTCAAAAGAGCCAAACTCATCTCTGATTTTTTCACGACAGTCACACATGAAATGAGAACTCCTTTGGCAAGTCTGCAATTGCAAATCGAAGGACTGATCAGTGACAATAAGAACAAACCGATTCTGGTTCGTTATGAAAAATTGCTGAAAGAAAACAAGCGAATCGAATCCAGAATGGAAAAAGCGTTTTATCTGGCGAGCCTCATGCAAGGCGAAAAACTTTATATAGAAACTTTTCCCCTACAGGAACTGGTCTCTTCCGTCAAAACTGATTATCCCGATTTAATCATTGATCCGTCTTGTAATGTCCATACCGAAATCATTGCGGACAAAAGAGCGATCGAATCCATCTTACAGAACTTAATCGAAAATGCCGGTCTTCATGGAAAAGCCACTTCCATCCGGTTATATTCCGTCGAATCGGAAAACAAAAAAATCCATCTTAGTATCGGAGACAACGGAATCGGTTTTTCGGGAAATTTGCGCGACCTCACAAAACCTTTCGTCCGTCACACCAGGACAAGTGGAACCGGGATCGGACTCTATATTGCAAAAAACCTTCTTGAAAAAATGGGTGGAAAGTTATCTCTTTCGTCAACTAACAAAGGATTCACGGCAACACTTGAGGTGAAAAAACAAACTATATGA
- a CDS encoding MBOAT family O-acyltransferase translates to MLFNSLQFLLFFPIVLFVLFFLKNRNASLIFLLVASLYFYASWNFNYLFLILISIISTYLSAIAIDQEARKENEKKNILMFAIILNLLILFFFKYYDFFRKELSSFNITNQFPEWKFLLPVGISFYTFQAIGYLIDVYRRSIPAEKNWINYSLFITFFPQLVAGPIEKAEHILVQFRNQIKWEKANLVNGLDLVLWGFLKKVVLADRLSVYVDSVYSNLEVHGGLTLLVASVLFSIQIYCDFSGYSDIAVGVARMMGFNLIQNFKNPYFSKNIGEFWSRWHISLTSWFRDYLYIPLGGNRVTLFRNYLNVLIVFLLSGLWHGANWTFIIWGLLHGVWRILGMGFQKMTSQRIFFVRLSKLKFVDSVNVLLTFGFVTFAWIYFRANNLADAHYIIRNILFNMELTNTSLRQTILPFTQSNVSIAHAIVVCFWVFFVFYIEKMKEVNFSFILRLFISISILFFGKFDNVSFLYFQF, encoded by the coding sequence ATGTTATTTAATTCTCTACAGTTTTTACTTTTTTTTCCCATTGTTCTTTTTGTCTTATTCTTTCTCAAAAACCGAAATGCTTCTCTTATTTTTTTACTCGTAGCAAGTCTTTATTTTTATGCTTCATGGAATTTTAACTACCTTTTCTTAATTCTAATTTCCATTATTTCTACTTATCTTTCCGCAATTGCAATCGATCAAGAAGCCAGAAAGGAAAACGAAAAAAAAAACATTCTGATGTTTGCCATCATTTTGAATCTTTTGATTTTGTTTTTTTTCAAATATTATGATTTTTTTAGAAAAGAACTTTCTTCTTTCAATATAACAAACCAGTTTCCCGAATGGAAATTTCTTTTGCCGGTAGGAATTTCTTTTTATACATTTCAAGCCATAGGATATTTGATTGATGTATATCGAAGATCAATTCCTGCAGAAAAAAATTGGATTAACTATTCTTTATTTATTACATTCTTTCCTCAATTGGTAGCAGGCCCAATTGAAAAAGCGGAACATATTCTGGTTCAGTTTCGTAATCAAATCAAATGGGAGAAGGCAAATCTTGTAAATGGGTTGGATCTTGTGCTTTGGGGATTTTTAAAGAAGGTTGTGCTTGCCGATAGACTCTCGGTATACGTTGATTCCGTTTATTCGAATTTAGAAGTACATGGCGGTTTGACTTTGTTAGTTGCTTCTGTTTTATTTTCAATTCAGATTTACTGCGATTTTTCGGGTTACTCTGACATTGCCGTCGGAGTAGCCAGGATGATGGGATTTAATCTTATTCAGAATTTCAAAAATCCTTATTTCTCAAAAAATATAGGAGAGTTCTGGAGTAGGTGGCATATTTCACTAACTTCCTGGTTTCGTGATTATTTGTACATTCCGTTAGGTGGAAATCGCGTAACATTATTCCGGAATTATCTCAATGTTTTAATCGTTTTTTTATTAAGCGGACTTTGGCATGGGGCAAATTGGACATTTATTATTTGGGGTTTATTGCACGGTGTTTGGCGGATCCTTGGGATGGGCTTTCAGAAAATGACTTCCCAGCGAATTTTTTTTGTAAGACTAAGTAAATTGAAATTTGTAGATTCAGTTAATGTTTTGTTAACTTTTGGGTTTGTAACATTTGCGTGGATTTATTTTCGAGCCAATAATTTGGCAGATGCACATTATATTATCAGAAATATTCTTTTCAATATGGAATTAACAAATACTTCCTTACGGCAAACGATCCTCCCTTTCACACAGTCCAATGTTTCTATTGCACATGCGATTGTGGTATGTTTTTGGGTGTTTTTTGTTTTTTATATTGAGAAAATGAAAGAGGTTAATTTTAGTTTTATTCTAAGATTGTTTATTTCCATTTCTATTTTATTTTTTGGGAAATTTGATAATGTTAGTTTTTTGTATTTTCAATTCTAA
- a CDS encoding class I fructose-bisphosphate aldolase: MNFEDISKHLGKDAESLLGFNKPKISKDLLHVPGNDWVDRIFGPTDRSIPVLRSIQSLLGHGRLGGTGYVSILPVDQGIEHSAGASFAKNPIYFDGENIIKLAIEGGCNGVATTLGVLGSVARKYAHKIPFILKINHNELLTYPNKSEQILFATVKQAHDQGCVAIGATIYFGSADAGREIVEISKVFEMAHQLGMATILWCYIRNNAFKKDKDYHVSADLTGQANHLGVTIQADIIKQKLPENNGGYNVLNTDSTYGKTDKRIYSDLTSDHPIDLTRYQVANCYMGRAGLINSGGASGENDLQDALKTAVINKRAGGMGLISGRKAFQKPMNDGVALLHAIQDVYLSKEITVA; this comes from the coding sequence TTGAACTTCGAAGATATATCGAAACATTTAGGAAAAGACGCTGAATCCCTACTTGGATTCAATAAGCCAAAAATCTCAAAAGACCTTTTACACGTTCCTGGAAATGACTGGGTAGACCGGATCTTCGGACCCACGGATCGTTCCATCCCCGTATTACGCAGCATTCAATCCCTTTTGGGACATGGAAGATTGGGGGGAACAGGTTATGTTTCCATCCTTCCTGTCGACCAAGGAATTGAACACTCAGCCGGCGCTTCTTTCGCAAAAAATCCGATTTACTTTGACGGTGAAAATATCATCAAACTGGCGATAGAAGGTGGTTGCAACGGTGTTGCTACGACTTTAGGAGTATTGGGTTCTGTAGCACGTAAGTACGCTCACAAGATTCCTTTTATCTTGAAGATCAATCATAATGAACTTCTCACTTATCCGAACAAAAGCGAACAAATTCTATTTGCTACCGTAAAACAAGCGCACGACCAAGGTTGTGTTGCGATCGGAGCGACTATTTATTTCGGATCTGCAGATGCCGGAAGGGAAATCGTTGAGATTTCCAAAGTTTTTGAAATGGCGCATCAATTGGGAATGGCGACCATCCTTTGGTGTTACATCAGAAACAATGCTTTTAAAAAAGACAAAGATTATCATGTTTCCGCAGACTTAACAGGTCAGGCGAATCATCTTGGTGTTACGATCCAGGCGGACATCATCAAACAAAAGTTACCTGAAAATAATGGCGGTTATAATGTTCTGAATACGGATTCCACTTATGGAAAAACGGATAAGAGAATCTATTCCGACCTGACATCCGACCACCCGATTGATTTGACACGTTACCAAGTGGCAAATTGTTATATGGGAAGAGCGGGACTGATCAATTCCGGAGGAGCATCGGGAGAGAATGATCTTCAGGATGCACTTAAAACCGCAGTGATCAACAAGAGAGCGGGAGGAATGGGTTTGATTTCCGGACGTAAAGCATTCCAAAAGCCTATGAATGACGGGGTGGCTCTTCTCCATGCGATCCAAGACGTTTATCTTTCTAAGGAAATCACGGTAGCATAA
- a CDS encoding 4-alpha-glucanotransferase, producing the protein MLVPLSSILTRDSFECGDISSLFPLGKWAKSAGFSILQILPLNDTGFGKSPYSSISAFAIDPIYISLKELGISLVSRKSKIVSDRINQTRIRELKLVELRKFFLSDLEKNEKLAKDFLSDHSWVEGYVCFRVLYALNEGKDWSLWQKEDQDPKKVKIRVFSDFKEEALFLSYLQYIAFMQLKKAKQELEGIGIFLKGDMPILTSRNSADVWEHPEYFELDLQAGAPPDAFSEEGQNWGFPVLNWDVLRKTDFSWWKERLQYLDHFFHLYRIDHVIGMYRIWAIPMQQTSAKFGWFHPQIGCSRSHFLEKGLDVEDLIKRKLIYEFKKDSFIFYWDFWKEPGWSELPEEIKAKAFPLSEINLKEDEALWAKAGEEILSALDGFANAVPCAEDLGAVPGFIRDSLKERGTLGIDVIRWTRSLENGNYIEPEGYRETAISVLSTHDTSLALDWWMSLSHGEKEYAGNFFFTDQKKELPNSASEILEGLLDFSFSTNSLFSIQILQDLLFTGENSILENLSSHRFNLPGTPEDKNWSYRFSFYIEDLIADGKLTLALKEKMIQSRRFVD; encoded by the coding sequence ATACTCGTCCCTCTCTCTTCGATTCTCACAAGAGATTCCTTTGAATGTGGGGATATTTCTTCTTTATTTCCTTTGGGAAAATGGGCCAAATCAGCAGGCTTTTCCATTTTACAAATCCTTCCCTTAAATGACACCGGTTTCGGAAAATCACCTTACAGTTCCATTTCAGCCTTCGCCATCGATCCTATTTATATTTCACTGAAAGAATTGGGGATCAGTCTGGTTTCCAGAAAGTCAAAAATCGTATCCGATAGGATCAATCAAACCAGAATCAGAGAACTGAAGTTAGTTGAACTTAGAAAGTTCTTCCTTTCCGATCTGGAAAAAAATGAAAAATTGGCAAAGGACTTTCTATCCGACCACTCTTGGGTGGAAGGTTATGTATGTTTTCGGGTTTTGTATGCTTTGAATGAAGGTAAGGACTGGAGTCTTTGGCAGAAAGAAGACCAAGATCCGAAGAAGGTAAAAATCCGAGTTTTTTCCGATTTTAAGGAAGAGGCTTTGTTTTTATCTTATTTGCAATATATCGCGTTTATGCAGCTGAAAAAAGCCAAACAGGAGTTAGAAGGGATAGGCATCTTTTTGAAAGGAGATATGCCGATTTTAACTTCCCGTAATTCCGCAGACGTTTGGGAACATCCCGAATATTTCGAATTGGATTTGCAAGCAGGTGCCCCTCCCGATGCTTTTTCAGAGGAAGGACAAAACTGGGGTTTTCCTGTATTGAATTGGGATGTCTTGCGTAAAACGGACTTTAGCTGGTGGAAAGAAAGACTTCAATATTTGGATCATTTTTTCCATCTCTATCGAATTGATCATGTGATTGGAATGTATCGGATTTGGGCAATCCCAATGCAACAAACAAGTGCTAAATTCGGATGGTTTCATCCTCAAATCGGTTGCAGTCGATCTCATTTTTTGGAAAAGGGATTGGATGTTGAAGATTTAATCAAACGCAAGTTAATTTATGAATTCAAAAAAGATTCTTTTATTTTTTATTGGGATTTTTGGAAAGAGCCAGGTTGGTCGGAATTGCCGGAAGAGATCAAGGCAAAGGCATTTCCTCTTTCCGAGATCAATTTAAAAGAAGATGAAGCCCTTTGGGCGAAGGCGGGAGAAGAGATCCTGTCAGCCTTGGACGGATTTGCAAACGCCGTCCCTTGCGCCGAAGACTTGGGAGCGGTACCTGGTTTTATACGGGATTCATTGAAGGAAAGGGGCACTCTAGGAATCGATGTGATTCGTTGGACCCGTTCTTTGGAAAATGGAAACTACATTGAGCCGGAAGGGTATAGGGAAACTGCGATCAGTGTTTTGTCCACTCATGACACTTCGTTAGCTTTGGATTGGTGGATGAGTCTTTCCCATGGAGAAAAGGAATATGCCGGCAATTTCTTTTTTACTGACCAGAAAAAGGAACTTCCGAACTCCGCTTCCGAGATCTTGGAAGGTTTATTGGATTTTTCTTTCTCAACAAATAGCTTATTTTCGATTCAGATTTTGCAGGACCTTTTGTTTACGGGAGAGAATTCCATTTTGGAAAATCTTTCCTCTCACAGATTCAATCTGCCGGGCACTCCGGAAGATAAAAACTGGTCCTACCGGTTTTCCTTTTACATAGAGGATTTGATTGCGGATGGGAAACTGACCTTGGCATTGAAAGAAAAAATGATTCAATCCCGCCGGTTTGTGGATTAG
- a CDS encoding DUF962 domain-containing protein yields MRFAKEMAFYSAYHQEKRNVWIHVIGVPMITFTLFLVLSRYSLTELQGFHVTAATVFVAAVLAYYFTLDVIFATAATLLFGSLYLMAQYLTATLSSEIAWTVFGLGQLVGWSAQFYGHFIFEKSRPALFDNLFQALVSAPLFVIADVFFELGYRTELKDAIEKELKERGKWKDFSHAHAK; encoded by the coding sequence ATGCGCTTTGCAAAAGAAATGGCGTTTTATTCCGCCTACCATCAGGAAAAAAGAAATGTTTGGATCCATGTCATTGGAGTTCCAATGATTACCTTTACTCTGTTTTTGGTTTTAAGCAGATACAGTTTGACAGAGCTACAAGGATTTCATGTAACAGCAGCTACGGTATTTGTTGCAGCAGTTTTGGCGTATTATTTTACTTTGGATGTTATTTTCGCGACCGCAGCAACTCTGTTATTCGGTTCCCTCTATCTAATGGCACAGTATCTGACTGCAACTCTATCTTCCGAAATCGCATGGACTGTATTCGGACTTGGTCAATTGGTAGGTTGGAGTGCTCAGTTTTACGGACACTTTATTTTTGAGAAAAGTCGCCCTGCACTTTTTGACAATCTATTCCAGGCGCTTGTATCGGCTCCTTTGTTCGTGATTGCCGATGTTTTTTTCGAGCTTGGTTATCGAACTGAATTGAAGGATGCGATCGAGAAAGAATTGAAAGAAAGAGGAAAATGGAAAGATTTTTCTCATGCACACGCTAAGTAA
- a CDS encoding helix-turn-helix transcriptional regulator gives MVDSYSGSLFYFGGKILLGTRGLETDFHAHFAVSILISISEPFCIKTSEKEKTYYQAAFLAPNFHHMLLAENSDMIVLQFDPYSKYYASLLTRFGRKGIREIPIEEVQSFTEECKNLLEAKLDCASARSLFESILSALGTTKPETKLLDPRIASLVEKMKISLREDLSVPILASELGFSESRFMHLFKEEIGIPFRQYLLWMKLHEAAKVLQSGGNLTDASHAAGFADQSHLSRTFKRMFGVPPSKFLGANHKVKLFFCG, from the coding sequence ATGGTTGATTCCTATTCCGGTAGTTTGTTTTATTTCGGTGGAAAGATTCTTCTCGGAACACGCGGATTAGAAACCGATTTTCATGCACATTTCGCAGTATCCATTCTTATTTCCATTTCAGAACCATTCTGCATCAAAACGAGTGAAAAGGAAAAAACTTACTACCAGGCGGCATTCCTCGCACCGAATTTCCATCATATGTTACTTGCGGAAAATTCAGATATGATCGTATTACAATTTGATCCATATAGCAAATATTATGCGTCGCTATTGACCCGTTTCGGAAGAAAGGGAATCAGGGAAATACCGATCGAAGAAGTCCAAAGCTTCACTGAAGAATGCAAAAATTTACTGGAAGCAAAACTGGATTGCGCAAGTGCACGTTCCTTATTCGAGTCCATTCTCAGCGCTCTTGGAACGACAAAACCCGAAACAAAACTATTGGATCCTAGAATCGCAAGTCTGGTGGAAAAAATGAAAATTTCATTAAGAGAAGATCTTTCGGTTCCTATTCTTGCAAGTGAACTCGGTTTTTCCGAATCCAGATTTATGCACTTATTCAAAGAAGAGATAGGAATTCCTTTTCGCCAATATCTACTTTGGATGAAACTTCATGAAGCGGCAAAGGTTTTGCAATCGGGTGGAAATTTAACAGATGCCTCTCATGCTGCAGGATTTGCTGATCAGTCGCATCTGAGCCGAACCTTCAAAAGAATGTTCGGAGTGCCCCCATCGAAATTTTTGGGGGCAAATCATAAGGTGAAATTATTTTTCTGTGGCTAA
- a CDS encoding MBL fold metallo-hydrolase, which translates to MNQLKNHLQFCFKFFLFFSFLWIQSCMFGSSGNVRDYKDYLSEQKQTGLIPPGKVRVTFLGTASLLIDDGETQLLTDGFFTRPTLFRTAFFKLSTDTSVIESVIAKTRMNRLKGIFVCHSHYDHAMDAPFVAKLTGANLYGSSSTLNVGVGAGLSPDQMNLFIPGKPIRIGKFTITVLSSKHTPPFKILGKTNATDPNHPDIDSPLVQPAKASDYIEGGAFDFLIQHGSHSLLIKGSTNYIEGALDRYKADVLFLGIAQLSKQSETFQETFYRETVKAVKAKQVIPIHWDNFFKPLTEPLEPNLKIGDDFNANMNFILRKTKSDQINVILLQGFETIDLF; encoded by the coding sequence ATGAATCAGTTAAAAAATCATTTGCAATTTTGTTTTAAGTTTTTTCTGTTTTTTTCCTTTTTATGGATTCAATCTTGTATGTTCGGATCTTCTGGAAATGTGCGAGATTATAAAGATTATCTTTCCGAACAAAAACAAACGGGCTTAATTCCTCCGGGAAAGGTTAGAGTTACTTTTCTGGGAACCGCTTCTCTTCTTATCGATGATGGAGAAACACAACTTCTTACGGACGGATTTTTCACCAGACCGACCTTATTTCGAACTGCATTTTTTAAACTATCCACAGATACATCCGTTATCGAATCGGTGATAGCAAAGACTAGGATGAATCGACTGAAAGGAATCTTTGTCTGTCATTCCCATTATGATCATGCTATGGACGCACCATTCGTAGCAAAACTGACAGGAGCGAATTTATACGGATCATCTTCCACTTTGAATGTAGGAGTGGGAGCGGGACTTTCTCCAGATCAGATGAATTTATTCATTCCCGGCAAACCGATTCGCATCGGAAAATTCACAATCACCGTTTTGTCATCAAAACACACTCCTCCTTTTAAAATACTAGGCAAAACAAATGCGACAGATCCGAATCATCCGGATATCGATTCCCCTTTGGTGCAACCTGCGAAAGCAAGTGATTACATTGAAGGTGGAGCTTTTGATTTTCTGATCCAACATGGAAGTCATTCTTTACTGATCAAAGGAAGTACAAATTATATCGAAGGCGCCTTGGATCGTTATAAGGCGGATGTTTTATTTTTAGGAATCGCTCAGTTGTCAAAACAATCGGAAACATTTCAAGAAACTTTTTACAGGGAAACCGTGAAAGCGGTAAAAGCGAAACAAGTGATTCCCATTCATTGGGATAATTTTTTTAAACCGCTTACGGAACCTTTGGAGCCGAATTTAAAAATCGGAGATGACTTTAATGCAAATATGAATTTCATTCTTCGTAAAACAAAATCGGATCAGATTAACGTCATCCTTTTGCAAGGATTCGAAACGATAGACTTGTTTTAA